The Euleptes europaea isolate rEulEur1 chromosome 2, rEulEur1.hap1, whole genome shotgun sequence genome has a segment encoding these proteins:
- the KIAA0040 gene encoding uncharacterized protein KIAA0040 homolog: protein MEQIGSFFHSIGTFIRSKHQEGIYNSACLAVLLGLPVLVLLISIFICCHCCCCSQRRKDSSTSGPSHGKKRRKKKEEDLWISTQPKLLLLEKRPSLLV, encoded by the coding sequence ATGGAGCAGATCGGCTCCTTTTTCCACTCCATTGGGACTTTCATCCGCTCGAAGCATCAGGAGGGCATCTATAACTCTGCCTGCCTGGCGGTACTGTTGGGGCTGCCTGTCCTCGTCCTTCTCATCAGCATCTTCATCTGTTGCCATTGTTGTTGTTGCAGCCAGCGGCGAAAGGACAGCAGCACTAGTGGTCCTTCCCACGgtaagaaaagaaggaagaagaaagaagaggatcTGTGGATCTCCACCCAGCCCAAACTACTCCTGCTGGAAAAGAGGCCATCCCTGCTGGTCTAG